One Engraulis encrasicolus isolate BLACKSEA-1 chromosome 5, IST_EnEncr_1.0, whole genome shotgun sequence DNA segment encodes these proteins:
- the cacng8b gene encoding voltage-dependent calcium channel gamma-4 subunit encodes MVCEKGIQILLTIVGAFASFGLMTVAIGTDYWLYSRATICNSTANVSADDPHNKDKKDPGALTHSGLWRICCLEGVKRGVCSQINHFPEDADFDHDGAEYVLRVVRASNIFPILSAILLLMGGVCIAASRFYKSKRNIILGAGILFVAAGLSNIIGVIVYISAALGDISPKKDEDKKWQYSYGWSFYFGGLSFILAEMVGVLAVNIYIEKNKELRCRSRTDIFKSTTHAMLRLPSYRFRRRSRSSSRSTDPSRSRDPSPVGAPGGKNFGMPPSALMSQGPMSVSTLPNPHSRSHTALPGGDISLYTLSRDPKMGGLGGLGGPPLYGTVDRATLYQLHNCFPKDGGGGGGNMMMSGTLPSLKTAGVQNSSNSNAPLSNSIPSSQPPPFSTSTVERERGMGTLDRLGKGDRESNSNTLNRKTTPV; translated from the exons ATGGTGTGTGAGAAGGGCATCCAGATCCTTCTCACCATCGTGGGTGCCTTCGCATCCTTCGGCCTGATGACGGTGGCGATCGGCACGGACTACTGGCTGTACTCGCGTGCCACCATCTGCAACAGTACGGCCAACGTCTCGGCGGATGACCCGCACAACAAGGACAAGAAGGACCCCGGCGCCCTCACGCACTCGGGCCTCTGGAGGATCTGCTGCCTGGAAG GAGTGAAAAGGGGAGTGTGCTCGCAGATCAATCACTTCCCGGAGGATGCTGACTTTGACCACGACGGCGCTGAATATGTTTTGC gggtgGTCAGGGCCTCCAACATCTTCCCTATCCTCAGTGCCATCCTGCTGCTCATGGGGGGTGTGTGTATAGCTGCTAGTCGCTTCTACAAGAGCAAGAGGAACATCATCCTGGGAGCTGGGATTCTCTTTGTGGCTGCAG GCTTGAGCAACATCATCGGCGTGATCGTGTACATCTCGGCCGCGTTGGGGGACATCTCGCCCAAGAAGGACGAGGACAAGAAGTGGCAATACTCGTACGGCTGGAGCTTCTACTTCGGCGGGCTGTCCTTCATCCTGGCCGAGATGGTGGGCGTGCTGGCGGTCAACATCTACATCGAGAAGAACAAGGAGCTGCGCTGCCGCTCACGCACCGACATCTTCAAGAGCACCACGCACGCCATGCTGCGGCTGCCCAGCTACCGGTTCCGGCGCCGCTCCCGCTCCAGCTCGCGCTCCACCGACCCCTCGCGCTCCCGGGACCCCTCGCCCGTCGGAGCGCCGGGCGGCAAGAACTTCGGCATGCCCCCCTCCGCCCTCATGTCCCAGGGCCCCATGTCCGTGTCCACGCTGCCCAACCCGCACTCACGCTCCCACACCGCCCTGCCCGGCGGCGACATCTCCCTCTACACCCTGTCGCGCGACCCCAAGATGGGGGGGCTGGGCGGCCTCGGGGGCCCCCCCCTGTACGGCACGGTGGACCGGGCCACACTCTACCAGCTCCACAACTGCTTCCCCAAGGACGGCGGCGGGGGAGGGGGCAACATGATGATGAGCGGCACCCTGCCCTCCCTCAAGACCGCGGGGGTCCAGAATTCCTCCAATTCCAATGCCCCGCTTTCCaactccatcccctcctctcagcCTCCACCATTCTCTACCTCCACTGTGGAGCGGGAAAGGGGGATGGGAACGCTGGATAGGCTCGGAAAGGGGGATAGGGAGAGCAACTCCAACACCTTGAACAGGAAGACAACACCTGTTTAG